The stretch of DNA CTTAAAGGACGCTGAGAGGCTCTTCGGGGGCAGCGAGGTCCTCGTCCTCACACCCGGCAGCACAGCAGGGGTTCCGGTCTCGATCCTCGGTGCTCTGAGCCCCCCTGAGGGCTCTGACGACCCCAGGGTTGTGGCTGAGAGGGCTGGGAGCGTGGCCGACGCGCTTCTCTCCCTAGCGGGGGTGAGGGGACCCCTGGAGTCAAGGGGGCACGCGCTGCTCTCGAGCATCATCGCCTGGGCCTGGGGGAGAGGCGAGAGGCTGGACTTCGGCAAGCTGGTCTCGCTCGTCCTGAACCCGCCCTTCAGGAGCGTGGGGGCGATGGGGCTGGAGGAGTTCATGGGTGAGGGAGAGAGGAGGAGGCTCGCGGCGGAGCTGAACAGGGTGCTTGCCTCGCCGGGCTTCGAGGCCTGGCTGGCGGGTGTGCCCTTGGACTTCGACAGGCTCCTCTGGGCTGAGGACGGGAGGCCGAGGGCGGTTGTGTTCTACCTGGCCCACCTGGACGAGAGGTGGCGGATGTTCGCGGTGACCCTCCTCCTGCAGGCGCTGTACGGGTGGATGCAGGCCCGCGGCGGCTCTGAGAGGCTCAGGGCGCTCCTCCTCTTCGACGAGGTGTACGGCTTCGTCCCGCCCCACCCGGCCAGCCCGCCGAGCAAGAGGCTCCTCATGCTCCTCGTCAAGCAGGCCCGGGCCTTCGGCCTCGGCGTGGTGCTCGCCACGCAGAACCCCGTGGACGTGGACTACAAGGTCCTCGGCAACGCCGCCACCTGGCTGATCGGCCGCCTCCAGACCCAGAACGACGTCAAGAGGGTGCTCGAGGGCCTGAGGCTCGCCGCCGGCGCACCTCCCGGCGTGGAAGACCTGGTCATGAGGCTCCCGAGGAGGGCCTTCCTGGTGAGGAGCGCCCTCAGCGAGAGCGTAGACGTCTTCACCACCAGGTGGGCGATGACGTACCTGCACGGGCCCATGACCCTCAGCGAGGTGGCTAGGCTCTCGGGCGGCCAACCACGCGGCGCGCCGCAGATGAAGCCAGCCGCGGAGGGGCTCCTCCCATCACCCCCCGAAGTCTACCAGGGCTTCGCCCAGGCGTTCGTGGAGCCGGCGTCGGAGCCCCGCGGAGGGGGGGTGCCGTTCTACAAGCCCCTGCTTGCCGGCGTGGCGGTCGTGGAGCTCAGCAGGGCCCGCCCTCCCCTGAGCCTGACGCTCGAGGTGTGGGGCGTCGCAGACCCCCTTCGATCCCACGCCCCGGCCTTCACGGCCGATGGCCCCGACCCGCGCCCCCTGCTGGCCGCCTCCTCCAGCGAGTGGAGGAGGGGCTTCGCCTTCACCCCCCTCCCCGGCTCGTACGCGAGGAGGGCCACGTACGAGAGGGTTCTCGCCGCCTTCAAGTCCTTCGCGAGGGAGAGGGGAGCCGTCAGCCTCCTGCACGCCAGGAAGCTGAGCGCCTACTCCAGGCCAGGCGAGAGCGAGCAAGCCTTCCTAGAGAGGATCCGGGCCAAGTGCGAGAGCAGGCTGAGGGCGAGGGTGAGGGAGATCGAAGAACGTTACGCCAGGAGAGCCGAGGAGCTTCTCGCGGCGGTGAAGAGGAGGGAGGAGCAGCTCGCGAGGAGGAGGGCGGAGCTCGAGAAGCTGCTGGCCGACCTTGGGGCCGCGGGCCTCGACACCGTGCTCTCGCTACCCAAGCCCACCACCCTCGTCAGGCGCGCCGCGAGGCTCGAGAGCCTCCGCAGGAAGGTCGAGGGCAAGAGGCTGCAGGTCTCAGCCCTGGAGGCAGAGGTCGAGAGGCTGAGGGGAGAGGTTGCAGAGCTGAAGGCGCGGAAGGACCGGGAGCTCGAAGACGCCCTCAAGGAGCTCGAGGCCTGCCTAGACGTCGAGAGGGTCACCGTGAGGCCGACAGCCAAGGAAGTGAGGGTGACTTTCCTGGGCCTCATCTGGATACCCCACCTCAGAACCAGCGAGGGGGAACTAGCGCTTCACGGAGCCATTATTCACTAGGCCGCTAGCCCGGCTATAGGTCTTTGAAGCTCGAAGCCCCAAGTAAAAACTTTTATCAAGGCTCACCCCGGCTAAGCTCGATGAGCGAGCTCCACCAAGCGGCGGCTAAAGGGGACTTGAAAAAGGTTAAAAAGCTCCTCGAGCGAGGCGCAGACGTCAACGCAAGGAGCAATGATGGCTGGACGCCGCTGCACTCGGCCGCTAGGTTCGGCCACCTGGATGTTGCTAGGCTACTCCTTGAGGAGGGGGCAGATGTCAGCGCAAGGGACAATGCTGGCTGGACGCCGCTGCACGACGCCGCCGCTTATGGCCATGTAGACGTTGCTAGGCTACTCGT from Infirmifilum sp. NZ encodes:
- a CDS encoding ankyrin repeat domain-containing protein, yielding MSELHQAAAKGDLKKVKKLLERGADVNARSNDGWTPLHSAARFGHLDVARLLLEEGADVSARDNAGWTPLHDAAAYGHVDVARLLVERGADVNARSNDGWTPLHSAAYKGYLDVARLLLEEGADVDARDKKGRTPLDLARERGHWGVVGLLEEGARQVRSARP
- a CDS encoding ATP-binding protein, whose product is MDNRGLFLGFRLDSETLKPTGERYTLDSNSLTSHAAVFGMTGSGKTGLAAVLVEELLLSGVPVLAVDPKGDLASLALRIPGYRPEGFKPWVGERRAGEVAELWRKGVEDSGLSLKDAERLFGGSEVLVLTPGSTAGVPVSILGALSPPEGSDDPRVVAERAGSVADALLSLAGVRGPLESRGHALLSSIIAWAWGRGERLDFGKLVSLVLNPPFRSVGAMGLEEFMGEGERRRLAAELNRVLASPGFEAWLAGVPLDFDRLLWAEDGRPRAVVFYLAHLDERWRMFAVTLLLQALYGWMQARGGSERLRALLLFDEVYGFVPPHPASPPSKRLLMLLVKQARAFGLGVVLATQNPVDVDYKVLGNAATWLIGRLQTQNDVKRVLEGLRLAAGAPPGVEDLVMRLPRRAFLVRSALSESVDVFTTRWAMTYLHGPMTLSEVARLSGGQPRGAPQMKPAAEGLLPSPPEVYQGFAQAFVEPASEPRGGGVPFYKPLLAGVAVVELSRARPPLSLTLEVWGVADPLRSHAPAFTADGPDPRPLLAASSSEWRRGFAFTPLPGSYARRATYERVLAAFKSFARERGAVSLLHARKLSAYSRPGESEQAFLERIRAKCESRLRARVREIEERYARRAEELLAAVKRREEQLARRRAELEKLLADLGAAGLDTVLSLPKPTTLVRRAARLESLRRKVEGKRLQVSALEAEVERLRGEVAELKARKDRELEDALKELEACLDVERVTVRPTAKEVRVTFLGLIWIPHLRTSEGELALHGAIIH